One region of Camelus bactrianus isolate YW-2024 breed Bactrian camel chromosome 22, ASM4877302v1, whole genome shotgun sequence genomic DNA includes:
- the CCNG1 gene encoding cyclin-G1, whose amino-acid sequence MIEVLTTTDSQKLLHQLNALLEQETRCQPKVCGLRLIESAHDNGLRMTARLRDFEVKDLLSLTQFFGFDTETFSLAVNLLDRFLSKMKVQPKHLGCVGLSCFYLAVKSIEEERNVPLATDLIRISQYRFTVSDLMRMEKIVLEKVCWKVKATTAFQFLQLYYSLIQENLPHERKISLNFERLEAQLKACYCRIIFSKAKPSVLALSIIALEIQAQKCVELTERVEHLQKHSKINGRDLTFWQELVSKCLTEYASNKCSKPNVQKLKWIVSGRTARQLKHSYYRITHLPTIPEMGP is encoded by the exons ATGATAGAGGTACTGACAACAACTGACTCTCAGAAACTGCTACACCAGCTGAATGCCCTGTTGGAACAGGAGACGAGATGTCAGCCAAAGGTCTGCGGCTTGAGACTGATTGAATCTGCCCACGATAATGGCCTTAGGATGACTGCACGACTAAGGGACTTTGAAGTAAAAGATCTTCTCAGTCTAACTCAGTTCTTTGGCTTTGACACAGAGACGTTTTCTCTAGCTGTGAATTTACTGGACAGATTCCTGTCAAAAATGAAG GTACAGCCCAAGCACCTTGGGTGTGTTGGACTGAGCTGCTTCTATTTGGCTGTAAAATCAAtagaagaggaaaggaatgtCCCATTGGCAACTGACTTGATCCGAATAAGCCAGTATAGGTTCACGGTTTCAGACTTGATGAGAATGGAAAAGATTGTGTTGGAGAAGGTGTGTTGGAAAGTCAAAGCTACGACTGCCTTTCAATTTCTACAACTCTATTACTCACTCATTCAAGAGAATTTGCCACATGAAAG gaagatcAGCCTTAATTTTGAAAGACTGGAAGCTCAACTTAAGGCATGCTACTGCAGGATCATATTTTCTAAAGCaaag CCATCTGTGTTGGCATTGTCTATCATTGCATTGGAAATCCAAGCACAGAAGTGTGTAGAGTTAACGGAAAGAGTAGAACATCTTCAGAAACATTCCAAG ATAAATGGCAGAGATTTGACTTTCTGGCAAGAGCTCGTATCCAAGTGTTTAACTGAATATGCATCAAACAAGTGTTCCAAACCAAATGTTCAGAAGTTGAAATGGATTGTTTCTGGGCGGACTGCACGGCAACTGAAGCATAGTTACTACAGAATAACCCACCTTCCAACAATTCCTGAAATGGGCCCTTAA